Proteins found in one Papio anubis isolate 15944 chromosome 13, Panubis1.0, whole genome shotgun sequence genomic segment:
- the LOC101011970 gene encoding uncharacterized protein LOC101011970, with protein MRTTRTEDSPFPAQQGSRQGLKAPGARPQGAGHGRSLFPKLARPRGAGIRIGGFGTRKQLAALESGRGSGNSAGATAAECWRSNIMKWLRICCGARRVTAITKDNLENGSFVCQFSV; from the exons ATGCGGACCACAAGGACAGAAGACTCCCCTTTCCCTGCCCAGCAGGGTAGTAGGCAGGGCCTCAAAGCGCCCGGCGCCAGGCCTCAGGGGGCGGGGCATGGGCGGAGCCTTTTCCCTAAATTGGCGCGCCCGAGGGGCGCTGGGATTCGGATTGGAGGCTTTGGAACCCGGAAGCAGTTGGCAGCTCTCGAAAGCGGCCGCGGATCGGGGAATTCTGCTGGCGCCACCGCTGCAGAATG TTGGAGAAGCAACATAATGAAGTGGTTGAGAATCTGCTGTGGCGCCAGGAGAGTTACTGCAATTACTAAAGACAATTTGGAGAACGGAAGTTTTGTGTGCCAATTTTCAGTGTGA